A single region of the Methylocystis echinoides genome encodes:
- a CDS encoding formate--tetrahydrofolate ligase codes for MSTTTSAAAPGASGKDNQHLSPKSDIEISQAAKMRPIVDVARDKLGIPAEHIQPYGHYKGKVSLDYISSLEGKPDGKLILVTAITPTPAGEGKTTTTVGLTDGLNYIGKKALCCLREPSLGPCFGVKGGAAGGGYAQVVPMEDINLHFTGDFHAIGAANNLLAALIDNHVYWGNSLGLDTRRISWRRVVDMNDRALRSIVSSLGGVSNGFSREDGFDITVASEVMAIFCLASNFADLQKRLGNIVVGQTREKKNIRASEVKAAGSMAALLKDAIAPNLVQTLENNPAIIHGGPFANIAHGCNSVIATKSGLKLADYVVTEAGFGADLGAEKFFDIKCRKAGLKPDITVIVATIRALKMHGGVAKEDLKGENVAAVEKGFENLKRHIGNVRKFGVPVLVTVNKFSADTPAEMEALTRLCKAEGVDCVVADNWGSGGAGAADLARAVVQTIETQPSNFKPLYADELPLAEKVRTIAKELYGAADISYDSSIKSRFAELEKEGFGHLPVCIAKTQYSFSTDPNAKGAPSGFTIPIRELRLSAGAEFVVVVCGDIMTMPGLPKVPAANNIEVGADGRISGLF; via the coding sequence ATGTCGACAACAACGTCAGCCGCCGCGCCGGGCGCGAGCGGAAAAGACAACCAGCACCTTTCGCCCAAGTCCGATATCGAGATCTCCCAGGCCGCCAAGATGCGGCCGATCGTCGATGTGGCGCGCGACAAGCTCGGCATTCCGGCCGAGCACATCCAGCCCTACGGCCATTACAAGGGCAAGGTCTCCCTCGATTACATCTCGTCGCTGGAAGGCAAGCCGGACGGCAAGCTGATCCTCGTCACGGCGATCACCCCCACGCCGGCCGGCGAAGGCAAGACGACCACCACGGTCGGCCTCACCGACGGACTCAACTACATCGGCAAGAAGGCGCTGTGCTGCCTGCGCGAACCCTCGCTCGGCCCCTGCTTCGGCGTGAAGGGCGGCGCGGCTGGCGGCGGCTACGCCCAGGTCGTGCCGATGGAGGACATCAACCTCCACTTCACCGGCGACTTCCACGCCATTGGCGCGGCCAACAACCTGCTCGCGGCGCTGATCGACAATCACGTCTACTGGGGCAATTCGCTCGGCCTCGACACGCGCCGCATCTCCTGGCGCCGCGTCGTCGACATGAACGACCGCGCCCTGCGCTCGATCGTCTCCTCGCTCGGCGGCGTGTCGAACGGTTTTTCGCGTGAAGACGGCTTCGACATCACGGTCGCCTCGGAAGTCATGGCGATCTTCTGCCTGGCGTCGAATTTCGCCGATCTGCAGAAGCGCCTGGGCAATATCGTCGTCGGCCAGACCCGCGAGAAGAAGAACATCCGCGCTTCCGAGGTGAAGGCGGCCGGCTCCATGGCCGCGCTGCTCAAGGACGCCATTGCGCCGAACCTCGTGCAGACGCTCGAGAACAATCCGGCCATCATCCATGGCGGCCCCTTCGCCAACATCGCCCATGGCTGTAACTCGGTCATCGCGACGAAGTCGGGTCTCAAGCTCGCCGACTATGTGGTGACGGAAGCCGGCTTCGGCGCCGATCTCGGCGCCGAGAAGTTCTTCGACATCAAGTGCCGCAAGGCCGGCCTCAAGCCCGACATCACCGTGATCGTCGCGACCATCCGCGCGCTCAAGATGCATGGCGGCGTCGCCAAGGAAGACCTGAAGGGCGAGAATGTCGCGGCCGTCGAGAAGGGCTTCGAGAATCTGAAGCGCCATATCGGCAACGTCCGCAAGTTCGGCGTGCCGGTGCTCGTCACGGTCAACAAGTTCTCCGCCGACACGCCGGCGGAGATGGAGGCGCTCACGCGTCTCTGCAAGGCGGAAGGCGTCGACTGCGTCGTGGCCGACAACTGGGGCTCCGGCGGCGCCGGCGCGGCGGACCTCGCCCGCGCGGTGGTGCAGACCATCGAGACGCAGCCGTCGAACTTCAAGCCGCTTTATGCGGACGAGCTGCCGCTGGCCGAGAAGGTGCGCACGATCGCCAAGGAGCTGTACGGCGCCGCCGACATCTCATATGATTCGAGCATCAAGTCGCGCTTCGCGGAACTGGAGAAGGAAGGCTTCGGCCATCTGCCGGTCTGCATCGCCAAGACGCAATACAGCTTCTCGACCGATCCGAACGCCAAGGGCGCGCCCTCGGGCTTCACGATCCCGATCCGCGAGCTGCGTCTCTCCGCGGGCGCGGAGTTCGTCGTCGTGGTCTGCGGCGACATCATGACGATGCCGGGCCTGCCGAAGGTGCCGGCCGCCAACAACATCGAAGTGGGCGCGGACGGCCGCATCTCGGGCCTGTTCTAG
- the msrB gene encoding peptide-methionine (R)-S-oxide reductase MsrB, with protein sequence MTEESFPVTRTDAEWRGRLTREQYDVMRRHGTERPGSCALNHEKRRGVFQCAGCDQPLFRSGEKFDSGTGWPSFFDPLPGALGTTMDRSYGMTRTEVHCSRCGSHLGHVFPDGPPPTGLRYCINGVALNFTPEDGPAR encoded by the coding sequence ATGACAGAAGAAAGCTTCCCGGTCACGCGCACGGACGCGGAATGGCGCGGGCGTCTCACGCGCGAACAATATGACGTGATGCGCCGCCACGGCACCGAGCGGCCGGGAAGCTGCGCGCTCAACCACGAAAAGAGACGCGGCGTCTTCCAATGCGCGGGCTGCGACCAGCCGCTCTTCCGCTCGGGCGAGAAATTCGACAGCGGCACCGGCTGGCCGAGCTTTTTCGATCCGCTGCCGGGCGCGCTGGGAACGACCATGGATCGCAGCTACGGCATGACGCGCACGGAAGTACATTGCAGCCGCTGCGGCTCGCATCTCGGCCATGTCTTTCCGGACGGTCCGCCGCCCACCGGGCTGCGCTATTGCATCAATGGCGTCGCGCTGAACTTCACGCCGGAAGACGGGCCGGCTCGATAA
- a CDS encoding phytoene desaturase family protein: MTDKKFDAVVIGSGLGGLTAGALLANAGYSVCLLERNFSIGGAASVYKVGDLWVEASLHQTSDARNPRDVKHHILSQLGILDEIEWQPTGPLYKAQGGPLGDAFELPVGFEAAHDALAARFPDKSAAIKRFLGEVEQIHDALWTMKQAREQGSLAKFSRGLWEVQPAADGWMHSLDEIFTRDFAGAEGLKAALGANLLYYGDDPRKLWWIYYALAQGGYIASGGAYIKGGSRQLSLKLAKCITKTGGQVRMGRLVTAIETDADGNAVAIRHVARRAGDNEERIEARVVMANCAPSVAASLMDAPARAKMDAAFASRPLSTSLYSANFGLSAKPATVGATDFLTIAMPSSMKRFDQYGDGATAMAGMPGKELPLHAVSNFTAVDSGLWDEPPILLSVLGLDRLDNWKGLSKEEALSRREAWLDAIQARLERDYPGFSGLVTSRMLLNAFSMSSYLNTPEGAVYGFAPLPPDEPILMGFPRTPATPIGGLFLASAFGGEHGFNGAMLSGAEAARLASRRLEATTEG, from the coding sequence ATGACGGACAAGAAATTCGACGCCGTGGTGATCGGCTCCGGCCTCGGCGGCCTCACCGCGGGCGCCCTGCTCGCCAACGCCGGCTACAGCGTCTGCCTGCTGGAGCGCAATTTCAGCATTGGCGGCGCGGCCTCCGTCTACAAGGTCGGCGATCTCTGGGTCGAAGCCTCGCTGCACCAGACCTCCGACGCGCGCAATCCGCGCGATGTGAAGCATCATATTCTCAGCCAGCTCGGCATCCTCGACGAGATCGAGTGGCAGCCCACAGGGCCGCTCTACAAGGCGCAGGGCGGACCGCTCGGCGACGCCTTCGAACTGCCGGTCGGTTTCGAAGCCGCCCATGACGCGCTGGCCGCGCGCTTCCCCGACAAGAGCGCGGCGATCAAGCGGTTTCTGGGCGAGGTCGAACAAATTCACGATGCGCTTTGGACGATGAAGCAGGCGCGTGAGCAAGGCTCGCTCGCCAAATTCTCGCGCGGCCTGTGGGAGGTGCAGCCTGCCGCCGACGGCTGGATGCATTCTCTCGACGAGATTTTCACGCGCGACTTTGCCGGCGCCGAAGGGCTGAAGGCGGCGCTGGGCGCCAATCTGCTCTATTACGGCGACGATCCGCGCAAGCTCTGGTGGATTTATTATGCGCTGGCGCAGGGCGGCTACATCGCTTCGGGCGGGGCCTACATCAAAGGCGGCTCGCGCCAGTTGAGCCTCAAGCTCGCAAAATGCATCACAAAGACCGGCGGACAGGTCCGCATGGGCCGCCTCGTCACCGCAATCGAGACGGACGCCGATGGAAACGCCGTCGCCATTCGCCATGTCGCGCGGCGCGCCGGCGACAATGAGGAGCGGATCGAGGCGCGGGTGGTGATGGCCAATTGCGCGCCCTCTGTCGCCGCGTCGCTCATGGACGCGCCGGCGCGCGCGAAGATGGACGCGGCCTTCGCAAGCCGACCGCTCTCGACCTCGCTCTACTCGGCGAATTTCGGTCTGAGCGCGAAGCCCGCCACCGTCGGCGCCACGGATTTTCTGACGATCGCCATGCCGTCGTCGATGAAGCGCTTCGATCAGTATGGCGACGGCGCGACGGCCATGGCCGGCATGCCGGGGAAAGAACTGCCGCTGCACGCGGTCTCCAATTTCACCGCCGTCGATTCGGGACTGTGGGACGAACCGCCGATCCTTCTGAGCGTGCTCGGTCTCGACCGGCTCGACAACTGGAAGGGGCTCTCGAAGGAAGAGGCGCTCTCCCGCCGCGAGGCCTGGCTCGATGCGATCCAGGCGCGGCTGGAGCGGGATTATCCGGGCTTCTCGGGCCTGGTGACGTCGCGCATGCTGCTCAACGCCTTCTCCATGTCGAGCTATCTCAACACGCCGGAGGGCGCAGTCTATGGCTTCGCGCCGCTGCCGCCGGACGAGCCGATCCTGATGGGTTTTCCGCGCACGCCCGCGACGCCGATCGGCGGGCTTTTCCTCGCCTCCGCCTTCGGCGGGGAGCACGGTTTCAACGGCGCCATGCTCTCGGGCGCCGAAGCCGCACGGCTGGCCTCCCGGCGGCTGGAGGCGACCACGGAAGGGTGA
- a CDS encoding META domain-containing protein, translating into MRRLIFSAALALFALPAVAAGGLSGKWRVVAVGGAEGLDPARARAEFAPNGRFASTVGCNRIAGMPTVSGERLSFGPMMTTRMACPPPLDTVERQYLAALEAVRAYRLAGKTLVLLGDGGEALVTLEKEPSPGRR; encoded by the coding sequence ATGCGCCGTTTGATCTTTTCCGCCGCGCTCGCCCTCTTCGCCTTGCCCGCCGTCGCCGCTGGTGGTCTTTCCGGTAAATGGCGGGTGGTGGCGGTTGGCGGGGCGGAGGGACTCGACCCTGCGCGTGCGCGGGCGGAATTCGCGCCGAACGGCCGCTTCGCCTCGACCGTCGGCTGCAACCGCATTGCCGGAATGCCAACGGTTTCTGGTGAGAGACTGAGCTTCGGCCCGATGATGACGACGCGCATGGCCTGCCCGCCGCCCCTCGATACGGTCGAGCGCCAGTATCTCGCGGCGCTGGAGGCTGTGCGCGCCTATCGGCTGGCGGGCAAGACGCTCGTTTTGCTCGGGGACGGCGGCGAGGCGCTGGTGACGCTCGAGAAGGAGCCCTCGCCAGGACGCCGCTGA
- the aqpZ gene encoding aquaporin Z: protein MQDGFAPGLGRKLFAEFLGTFWLVFGGVGSALISAGFPQLGIGFTGVSLAFGLTVLTGAYAFGPVSGGHFNPAVSLGLATAGRFSWKELGPYWIAQLIGATAAAFVLLQIMKGNIDFSLSAGFAANGYEDHSPAGYTWQSGFLIETVLTTFFLLVILGTTEGRAPVGFAPIAIGLALTLIHLVDIPVTNASVNPARSTSQALFVGGWALEQLWLFWVAPLLGGVIGGLIHRFTLADDVRA from the coding sequence ATGCAAGATGGTTTCGCCCCGGGTCTCGGCCGCAAGCTTTTCGCGGAATTTCTGGGGACCTTCTGGCTTGTCTTCGGCGGCGTCGGCAGCGCGCTGATTTCCGCGGGCTTTCCGCAGCTGGGCATCGGCTTCACGGGCGTGTCGCTGGCTTTCGGTCTGACCGTGCTCACGGGCGCCTACGCCTTCGGCCCGGTGTCGGGCGGTCATTTCAATCCGGCTGTGTCGCTCGGTCTCGCGACGGCCGGCCGCTTCTCCTGGAAGGAGCTCGGCCCCTATTGGATCGCGCAGCTCATCGGCGCGACGGCGGCGGCTTTCGTGCTGCTGCAGATCATGAAGGGCAATATCGATTTCTCCCTTTCCGCCGGCTTCGCCGCCAATGGCTATGAGGATCATTCGCCCGCCGGCTATACGTGGCAGTCCGGCTTCCTCATTGAAACCGTGCTGACGACCTTCTTCCTGCTGGTGATTCTCGGCACGACGGAAGGCCGCGCGCCGGTGGGCTTCGCCCCCATCGCCATCGGTCTGGCGCTGACGCTGATCCATCTCGTGGACATCCCGGTCACCAACGCCTCGGTGAATCCGGCCCGCTCCACCAGCCAGGCGTTGTTTGTCGGCGGCTGGGCGCTCGAGCAGCTCTGGCTGTTCTGGGTGGCGCCGCTTCTCGGCGGCGTGATCGGCGGCCTCATTCACCGCTTCACGCTCGCCGACGACGTGCGCGCGTGA
- a CDS encoding amidohydrolase, translating into MRLTRSVVFVLALALALPGAAAAAERADAIYFGGPIVTVDDNRPTAEAVAVKDGKILAVGEKAAILSAHGGGEVKLNDLAGHTMIPGLIDAHGHVLGVGLQSISANLLPAPDGTVNSIAQLQQTMRDFIAASPVVKKYGLVIGFDYDDAQLVEHRHPTRDDLDAISTELPIVVTHQSGHLGAYNSRALELAGMTAATPNPQGGIIRRRDGGDEPNGVMEENAHFMTLMKLLPKLGEEQIAALVSAGAETYARYGYTTAQEGAAMVAWARAMEKPESRGALKIDVVFYPTIALLGDDPIMSSPLVSRRYDRHYRIGGVKVVLDGSPQGRTAWLTQPFYKAPDGQKQGYAGYGALTDDQLKALFARAYRNNWQVLAHSNGDAASDQLLRTVEAVSREIPGEDRRTVLIHGQVLREDQVDRIKALGLSTSLFPMHTYYWGDWHREVVLGPERAQNISPTGWFLQRGMTFTSHHDAPVTFPNSMRVLAATANRTTRSGFVLGPQHRVEPLIALKAQTIWAAHQYFEESSKGSIEPGKLADFVILSDNPLTLPREKLADIQVLETIKEGQSVFRAAAQKGDVTPICGDSPVCARHFLAWRATQLTRAAHSPLVAQFGPPPHIHSGMGE; encoded by the coding sequence ATGCGACTCACACGTTCCGTTGTTTTTGTACTTGCGCTCGCGCTCGCGCTTCCGGGCGCCGCTGCGGCGGCCGAGCGGGCCGACGCAATCTATTTCGGCGGCCCGATCGTCACGGTCGACGACAACCGGCCGACGGCGGAAGCGGTTGCGGTCAAGGACGGCAAAATCCTCGCGGTCGGGGAGAAAGCGGCGATCCTGAGCGCGCATGGCGGCGGGGAGGTGAAACTCAACGACCTTGCCGGCCATACGATGATTCCCGGGCTGATCGACGCGCATGGCCATGTGCTCGGCGTCGGCCTGCAATCCATCTCCGCCAACCTGCTGCCGGCGCCGGACGGGACGGTGAATTCCATCGCGCAGTTGCAGCAGACCATGCGCGACTTTATCGCCGCGTCGCCGGTCGTGAAGAAATATGGGCTCGTCATCGGCTTCGATTACGACGACGCCCAGCTCGTGGAGCATCGCCACCCGACGCGCGACGATCTCGACGCGATCTCGACCGAGCTTCCCATCGTCGTCACCCATCAGTCGGGGCACCTCGGCGCCTATAACAGCAGGGCGCTGGAACTCGCGGGCATGACCGCCGCAACGCCCAATCCACAGGGCGGGATCATTCGCCGTCGCGACGGCGGCGATGAGCCCAATGGCGTGATGGAGGAGAACGCGCACTTCATGACGCTGATGAAACTCCTGCCGAAACTCGGCGAGGAGCAGATCGCCGCTCTGGTGAGCGCGGGGGCCGAAACCTATGCGCGCTACGGCTACACGACGGCGCAGGAGGGCGCCGCCATGGTGGCCTGGGCGCGCGCCATGGAGAAGCCGGAGAGCCGCGGCGCGCTCAAGATCGATGTGGTCTTCTATCCCACGATCGCGCTGCTGGGCGACGATCCCATCATGTCGAGCCCGCTGGTGTCGCGCAGATACGATCGCCATTACCGCATCGGCGGCGTCAAGGTGGTTCTCGACGGCTCGCCGCAGGGCCGCACGGCGTGGCTCACGCAACCCTTCTACAAGGCGCCGGATGGGCAGAAGCAGGGCTACGCCGGCTATGGGGCGCTCACGGACGATCAGTTGAAGGCGCTGTTCGCGCGCGCCTATCGGAACAACTGGCAGGTGCTGGCGCATTCCAACGGCGACGCGGCGTCCGATCAGTTGCTGCGCACGGTCGAGGCTGTTTCCAGGGAGATCCCGGGCGAAGACCGACGCACCGTGCTGATCCACGGTCAGGTGCTGAGAGAGGATCAGGTCGACCGGATCAAGGCTCTGGGCCTCTCGACCTCGCTCTTCCCGATGCACACCTATTATTGGGGCGACTGGCATCGCGAGGTGGTGCTCGGTCCGGAACGGGCGCAGAACATCTCGCCGACGGGCTGGTTCCTGCAACGCGGGATGACCTTCACCTCGCATCACGACGCGCCGGTGACCTTCCCCAATTCCATGCGCGTGCTGGCGGCGACCGCCAATCGCACGACGCGCAGCGGCTTCGTGCTCGGCCCACAGCATCGCGTCGAGCCCCTCATCGCGCTCAAGGCGCAGACGATCTGGGCGGCGCATCAATATTTCGAGGAAAGCAGCAAGGGCTCCATCGAGCCGGGCAAGCTCGCCGATTTCGTCATCCTCTCCGACAATCCGCTGACGCTCCCGCGCGAGAAGCTCGCAGATATTCAGGTGCTGGAGACGATCAAGGAGGGCCAGAGCGTGTTCAGGGCCGCGGCGCAGAAGGGCGACGTCACGCCCATTTGCGGCGATTCGCCCGTCTGCGCGCGGCATTTCCTCGCCTGGCGCGCGACCCAGTTGACGCGCGCGGCGCATTCGCCGCTGGTTGCCCAGTTCGGTCCGCCGCCGCATATACATAGCGGCATGGGCGAATAA
- a CDS encoding outer membrane protein, producing MLSNFRQKAVFLLGLSLAGPAFGADLPAAKAPPLPPPAVFTWTGLYVGFNGGYTWAASRPITIASVNIYDKPYLSDRLFDFGPASAAGVAADVSARLNGFFFGGQLGYNWQFADRLIVGVEADVQGLGVRGGRGQNTLYEAGRLGTAQTSMKLDRDLEFLGTARGRLGYALTPTLMAYVTGGLAYGGANMSGAVSQTLRPGLLLSDTTRGDRFGILTGWTVGAGAEMALSRNLSAKLEYLFYDLGNLWINNGSLQHKALLTGEPFVADAIAAHTRYSGHVVRAGLNYRFDATMPETSGSAATPLFASPHFEPVARPRFDNWKFMVMPYLWAINLNGTMTMRGETVDVNATFIDAVTRSSSFPLAFMGRAEAENGPFFAYGDMVWAQMRFDGSALSLRSPLPDLSVAASASGRLKTTIAIGEAGFGYELGRWKLSNAPESFTAIDAYTGLRYVNMTVNLNAEIVAAAFSPLLDWSTSGGKSVLGTGTMWWMDPVIGLRMRHSFAPGSRFETRADIGGFGAGSKFSWQFYSGYSADFDYKSTKFTALVGYRALGMNFTKYVNGRENGMNQTIHGPVVGLGVKF from the coding sequence ATGTTAAGCAATTTCAGGCAGAAGGCCGTTTTTCTTCTCGGGCTGTCGCTTGCGGGGCCGGCCTTTGGCGCCGATCTCCCGGCCGCGAAAGCGCCGCCCCTGCCGCCGCCCGCCGTGTTCACCTGGACGGGCCTCTATGTCGGCTTCAACGGGGGCTACACTTGGGCCGCGAGCCGGCCGATCACCATCGCTTCGGTGAATATCTACGACAAGCCGTATCTCTCCGACAGGCTGTTCGACTTCGGCCCCGCCTCGGCGGCGGGCGTGGCGGCGGATGTGTCGGCGCGGCTCAATGGCTTCTTCTTCGGCGGGCAACTCGGCTACAACTGGCAATTCGCGGATCGCCTGATCGTTGGCGTCGAGGCGGATGTGCAGGGCCTCGGCGTGCGCGGCGGCCGCGGGCAGAACACCCTTTATGAGGCGGGTCGCCTCGGCACGGCGCAGACGAGCATGAAGCTCGATCGCGATCTGGAATTTCTCGGCACGGCGCGCGGACGACTGGGGTATGCGCTCACGCCGACCCTGATGGCTTATGTCACGGGCGGCCTCGCCTATGGCGGCGCCAACATGTCGGGCGCGGTGTCGCAGACGCTGCGGCCGGGTCTGCTGCTGTCGGACACCACGCGCGGCGATCGTTTCGGCATTCTGACGGGCTGGACCGTCGGCGCCGGCGCGGAAATGGCGCTCAGCCGCAATCTCTCGGCCAAGCTCGAATATCTCTTCTACGATCTCGGTAATTTATGGATCAACAACGGCTCGTTGCAGCACAAGGCCCTGCTGACCGGCGAGCCCTTCGTCGCCGACGCCATCGCCGCGCATACACGCTACAGCGGCCATGTCGTGCGCGCGGGCCTGAATTACCGTTTCGACGCCACCATGCCGGAAACGTCCGGGTCTGCGGCGACGCCGCTCTTCGCCTCGCCGCATTTCGAGCCCGTCGCAAGGCCGCGCTTCGACAACTGGAAGTTCATGGTGATGCCCTATCTGTGGGCCATCAATCTGAACGGAACCATGACGATGCGGGGCGAGACGGTCGACGTCAATGCGACCTTCATCGACGCCGTGACCCGCAGTTCGAGCTTCCCGCTGGCCTTCATGGGCCGCGCGGAAGCCGAAAACGGACCTTTCTTCGCCTATGGCGACATGGTCTGGGCGCAAATGCGCTTCGACGGCTCGGCGCTCTCGCTGCGTTCGCCGCTTCCTGACCTCTCGGTCGCGGCAAGCGCCAGCGGCCGTCTCAAGACCACGATCGCCATCGGCGAAGCGGGCTTCGGTTATGAGCTCGGGCGCTGGAAGCTCTCGAACGCGCCGGAGTCTTTCACCGCGATCGACGCCTATACCGGCCTGCGTTACGTCAATATGACCGTCAACCTCAACGCCGAGATCGTCGCCGCGGCGTTCTCGCCGCTGCTCGACTGGTCGACGTCCGGCGGCAAAAGCGTGCTCGGCACCGGGACGATGTGGTGGATGGACCCGGTCATTGGTCTGCGCATGCGCCATAGTTTCGCGCCGGGCAGCCGCTTCGAGACGCGCGCCGATATCGGCGGCTTCGGCGCCGGCAGCAAGTTCAGCTGGCAGTTCTACAGCGGCTACAGCGCCGATTTCGACTACAAGAGCACGAAATTCACCGCGCTCGTCGGCTATCGCGCGCTGGGAATGAATTTCACCAAATATGTGAACGGCCGGGAGAATGGCATGAATCAGACCATTCATGGCCCTGTCGTCGGACTTGGCGTAAAGTTCTGA
- a CDS encoding tetratricopeptide repeat protein, whose translation MSTSFLYRLCAAFLLLGACLSGAAAQTPVATFVGSEACAACHPSEHADWRMSQHRAAMQEPDERSVLGRFDGASLRKGAVETVFSRRGEKFLIRTEGPDGKADDFAVKYVFGVYPLQQYLLELPGGRLQAFGLAWDARPAAQGGQRWFDLYPDRRLAAGDPLHWTGIDQNWNYQCAWCHSTNLRKNYDARANAFATTFSEISVGCEACHGPASRHVAWAAKPSEAAPHHGFEMSLDQRAGVAWQGGAGATAARTGPPASDREARVCAGCHSRRQQFSDDPVAAARFYDAFRPVTLEEGLFHLDGQQRDEVYNFSSFLQSRMHAAGVTCSDCHNPHSGKLRLAGNAVCGQCHSAAVFDQVTHHHHAPGSDAAQCVNCHMPATVYMGVDARRDHSMRIPRPDRTAALATPNACNQCHAEKSAAWAVAALKSWGAGGKPGAQAFAEAFHLADNGAPGAGAALARIIEDQGQSAIARASALQRLSRAPTAADLPLATRALADSDPTVRMAAVAVLARADAGTKRDALTPLLSDETRLLRMEAARALAGQAEADLSPAGRLAFEKALGEYEAGQLFNAERPESHANLGALALARGRIDAARAAYERALALDRTFAPAAISLADIARAAGDEKAAEETLRRSQAQNPDSAPLAHALGLSLIRQKRLPEAMAELERAVTLAPDDARFAYVYAVALHDSGSPRKARETLSAALSRHPFDRESLMALASYEMEEGDVAAAAEVAERLALLDPDDREAQGFVAAIRAMARSPRR comes from the coding sequence GTGAGCACGTCGTTTCTCTACCGGCTCTGCGCCGCGTTCCTCCTGCTGGGCGCCTGCCTCTCCGGCGCGGCCGCGCAGACGCCTGTGGCGACCTTCGTGGGTTCGGAGGCCTGCGCCGCCTGCCACCCGAGCGAACATGCCGACTGGCGCATGTCGCAGCATCGCGCGGCGATGCAGGAGCCAGACGAGAGGAGCGTTCTGGGTCGGTTCGATGGCGCAAGCCTGCGCAAGGGCGCGGTCGAGACCGTCTTCTCCAGGCGCGGCGAAAAATTCCTCATCCGAACGGAGGGGCCGGACGGCAAGGCGGACGACTTTGCGGTGAAATATGTGTTCGGCGTTTATCCCTTGCAGCAATATCTGCTCGAATTGCCCGGCGGACGACTGCAGGCTTTCGGCCTCGCCTGGGACGCGCGTCCCGCTGCGCAGGGCGGCCAGCGGTGGTTCGATCTCTATCCCGACCGCAGGCTCGCAGCCGGCGATCCGCTGCACTGGACGGGAATCGACCAGAACTGGAACTATCAATGCGCCTGGTGCCACTCCACCAATCTGCGCAAGAATTACGATGCGCGCGCCAACGCCTTCGCCACGACCTTCTCCGAGATCAGCGTCGGCTGCGAGGCCTGCCATGGTCCGGCGTCGCGGCATGTCGCATGGGCCGCGAAGCCGTCTGAGGCGGCGCCGCATCATGGCTTCGAGATGAGCCTGGATCAGCGCGCAGGCGTCGCCTGGCAGGGGGGCGCCGGCGCCACCGCGGCGCGGACCGGGCCGCCTGCGAGCGACAGGGAGGCGCGCGTCTGCGCCGGCTGCCATTCGCGACGTCAGCAATTTTCCGACGATCCCGTCGCAGCAGCGCGTTTCTACGATGCCTTTCGACCGGTGACGCTCGAAGAGGGGCTCTTCCACCTCGACGGCCAGCAGCGCGACGAGGTGTATAATTTCAGCTCCTTCCTGCAAAGCCGCATGCATGCGGCCGGCGTGACATGCTCGGACTGTCATAATCCGCATTCCGGCAAGCTGCGCCTCGCGGGCAATGCGGTTTGTGGTCAGTGCCACTCGGCGGCCGTCTTCGATCAGGTCACGCATCACCATCACGCGCCGGGCTCGGACGCCGCGCAATGCGTAAACTGTCACATGCCGGCGACGGTCTATATGGGCGTCGACGCGCGGCGCGACCATTCGATGCGCATTCCGCGTCCCGACCGCACGGCGGCGCTGGCGACTCCCAACGCCTGCAATCAGTGCCATGCCGAGAAAAGCGCGGCATGGGCGGTTGCGGCGTTGAAGTCATGGGGCGCGGGCGGCAAGCCTGGCGCGCAGGCTTTCGCCGAGGCCTTCCATCTCGCCGACAATGGCGCGCCCGGCGCGGGCGCGGCGCTCGCGCGCATCATCGAGGATCAGGGCCAGTCGGCCATCGCCCGCGCCAGCGCGCTTCAGCGCCTGAGCCGCGCGCCGACGGCCGCCGATCTGCCGCTTGCGACCCGCGCGCTCGCCGACTCCGATCCAACGGTCCGCATGGCCGCCGTCGCCGTTCTCGCCAGAGCCGACGCCGGGACGAAGCGTGACGCGCTCACGCCTCTGCTCTCCGATGAGACAAGGCTCCTGCGCATGGAAGCCGCCCGCGCGCTGGCGGGGCAGGCGGAGGCGGATCTGTCTCCGGCGGGGCGTCTCGCTTTCGAAAAGGCGCTCGGCGAGTATGAGGCGGGGCAGCTCTTCAACGCGGAGCGGCCGGAGTCGCACGCCAATCTCGGCGCGCTCGCGCTCGCGCGCGGCCGGATCGACGCGGCGCGCGCGGCCTATGAGAGGGCGCTCGCGCTGGACCGGACCTTCGCGCCCGCCGCCATTTCGCTGGCCGACATCGCGCGCGCCGCCGGCGATGAAAAGGCCGCCGAGGAGACGCTGCGCCGGTCCCAGGCCCAAAATCCCGACTCCGCCCCTCTCGCGCATGCGCTCGGTCTGAGTCTCATCCGCCAGAAGCGCTTGCCGGAGGCGATGGCGGAGCTCGAGCGCGCCGTCACGCTGGCGCCGGACGACGCGCGCTTCGCTTATGTTTACGCCGTTGCGCTGCATGACTCGGGTTCGCCGCGCAAGGCGCGCGAGACGCTGTCCGCCGCCTTGTCGCGTCATCCCTTCGATCGCGAGAGCCTGATGGCGCTCGCTTCCTACGAGATGGAGGAAGGCGACGTCGCCGCCGCGGCCGAGGTCGCGGAGCGGCTCGCGCTGCTCGACCCGGACGACCGCGAGGCGCAGGGCTTCGTCGCCGCCATCCGCGCCATGGCGCGGTCGCCGCGTCGCTAG